One Plasmodium vinckei vinckei genome assembly, chromosome: PVVCY_09 genomic region harbors:
- a CDS encoding early transcribed membrane protein codes for MKLTKALYFIAFLLAINVFVPGSNNYVEAKPNPKGGNSLANKIKNNKAALISTILATLAIAAAGTTFGVMHLKNKGNSKKKTAGGNNGTEPSSEYIKRQTIHDYDPKMYLKIY; via the coding sequence atgaaattaacaaaagcattatattttattgccTTTTTATTGGCCATAAACGTATTCGTCCCAGGATCTAATAATTATGTTGAAGCTAAACCAAATCCAAAAGGCGGTAACTCCCTTgctaacaaaattaaaaataacaaagcTGCACTTATATCTACAATACTCGCAACATTAGCAATAGCAGCAGCTGGTACCACTTTTGGTGTAatgcatttaaaaaataaaggaaactctaaaaaaaaaacagcaGGAGGGAATAATGGTACAGAACCAAGCTcagaatatattaaaagacAAACAATACATGATTATGATccaaaaatgtatttaaaaatctACTAA
- a CDS encoding acyl-CoA synthetase, putative: MKLYSLLGIIIYALVPSKYKCQDKKEGAISYAKVHISSSNENESDVYKAIDKPDPGYKHALDYLLEKGQTNPNMTAVIENAHGKHVETYTYKTMIDKVNAFSSVLESYDGGVPEKSYDEKENDGKFKILGIYGNNSMNWLVADFAAMSSGITTLVMHSRFSVDEVIKILNESKLEWLCLDLKHAQTLLERIKDLPHLKKLIILDHIPMNDPKKQKELNKNNTEQKSLKGSRKTKKSSSTAEEIKHKEMLEKDKQNLYDTFMKVEQVAKKHNIEIHSMEYAMKKLAKNNTIKKSKNASPNFISTIIYTSGTSGQPKGVMLSNKNLYYAIKTPISSEMLDYFPTKTYLSYLPLSHVLERTVVYFGISKGVQIIVFSNDIKYFNDDLLGSETRAIVGVPKVFNRIYTSIQTEIANLPSAKRFFVNKALNIRRSHRHGKLDRFVESITGISKKIRNKINPMLKMALNGGGKLSPDVEKELSLLLDIDIYQGYGMTETAGSMFMQSPKDKSTNTVGGTHIKPTEYKVSTWETYDAKSKPPKGELLIKSDQLFRGYFLKGDLTKSSFTKDNYFKTGDVVQINQNGSITFLDRSKGLLKLSQGEYIETETLNNLYSMIPYINYCVAYADDTMDGAMAILSVDKNLFSQHLENDGILKKLNISRKEFMDKVLDEDVNKKKEYVDYIKKDMLEAYNKTNLSRYNLINDIYITMELWDTSNYLTPTFKVKRFKLIKDYDFYIQEVKSKYKDKLKGQKIPAKS, encoded by the coding sequence atgaagctATATAGCTTGCTGGGGATAATAATTTACGCATTGGTACCGTCGAAGTATAAATGTCAAGATAAAAAGGAGGGTGCTATTTCGTATGCTAAAGTGCATATATCATCATCCaatgaaaatgaatcaGATGTATATAAAGCAATAGATAAACCAGATCCAGGATATAAGCATGCTCTTGATTATTTACTAGAAAAAGGACAAACAAATCCGAATATGACTGCAGTAATTGAAAATGCACATGGAAAACACGTTGAaacatatacatacaaaACTATGATAGATAAAGTTAATGCATTTTCATCTGTTTTAGAATCATATGATGGAGGTGTTCCTGAAAAATCATATGACGAAAAAGAAAACGATggtaaatttaaaatactaggtatatatggaaataatTCAATGAATTGGCTAGTAGCAGATTTTGCTGCTATGAGCAGTGGTATTACTACCTTAGTTATGCATTCGAGGTTTAGTGTTGATGAAGTTATTAAGATTTTAAATGAATCGAAATTAGAATGGCTATGCTTAGACTTAAAACATGCACAAACATTATTAGAAAGAATAAAGGATTTAccacatttaaaaaaacttaTAATACTTGATCATATCCCAATGAATGATCCTaagaaacaaaaagaattaaataaaaataacaccGAACAAAAATCCTTAAAAGGTTCCCGTAAAACGAAGAAGTCTTCATCTACTGctgaagaaataaaacataaagaGATGCTTGAAAAagataaacaaaatttatatgatacATTTATGAAAGTTGAGCAAGTTGCAAAAAAACATAACATAGAAATTCATTCGATGGAATATGCTATGAAAAAATTGGCTAAGAACAATACAATTAAAAAGAGTAAAAACGCGTCTCcaaattttattagtaCGATTATTTATACTTCTGGAACTTCAGGACAACCAAAAGGTGTTATGCTAAGtaacaaaaatttatattatgcaATCAAAACACCTATTTCTTCTGAGATGCTTGATTATTTTCCAACAAAAACTTATTTATCTTATTTACCTTTGTCACATGTATTGGAAAGGACAGTTGTGTACTTTGGTATATCTAAGGGGGTTCAAATAATTGTATTTAGTAACGATATAAAGTATTTTAACGATGATTTGCTAGGATCAGAAACAAGAGCAATAGTTGGTGTTCCTAAAGTTTTTAATAGAATTTATACTAGTATACAAACAGAAATAGCTAATCTTCCATCCGCAAAAAGATTTTTTGTAAACAAAGCATTAAATATACGTAGATCACATCGACACGGTAAACTTGATCGCTTTGTTGAATCGATCACAGGTatttctaaaaaaatacgaAACAAAATAAACCCAATGTTGAAAATGGCTCTTAATGGTGGTGGAAAATTATCACCCGATGTCGAAAAAGAGTTATCTCTCCTATTAgatattgatatatatcAAGGATATGGTATGACAGAAACCGCGGGATCAATGTTTATGCAGAGTCCTAAAGATAAAAGTACTAATACTGTTGGTGGGACACATATAAAACCTACTGAATATAAAGTATCAACATGGGAAACATATGATGCTAAATCAAAACCACCAAAAGGAGagttattaattaaaagtGATCAATTATTTAGAGGATATTTCTTAAAAGGGGATTTAACAAAAAGTTCATTCACAAAAGATaactattttaaaacaGGTGATGTTGTACAAATTAATCAAAATGGATCCATCACATTTTTAGATAGATCTAAAGGATTACTTAAATTATCTCAAGGCGAATATATAGAAACAGAAACtttaaacaatttataCTCAATGAttccatatattaattattgtGTAGCATATGCTGATGACACAATGGATGGAGCCATGGCAATTTTATCtgttgataaaaatttgttttcaCAACATTTAGAAAATGATGGTATACTTaagaaattaaatatatctagAAAAGAGTTTATGGATAAAGTATTAGATGAagatgtaaataaaaaaaaagagtatgttgattatattaaaaaagatatgTTAGAAGcctataataaaacaaactTAAGTAGATACAACTTaattaatgatatatatatcacaaTGGAATTATGGGACACCTCCAATTATTTAACACCAACTTTTAAAGTAAAAcgatttaaattaataaaagatTATGATTTTTACATCCAAGAAGTTAAGTCGAAATATAAAGACAAACTAAAAGGTCAAAAAATTCCTGCAAAAAGTTAA
- a CDS encoding lysophospholipase, putative, with translation MELSQEEAQSAKHMLKSGNKDPAIMGNPDIGFFTNKHGLKIKTFKWLVKAPVGIVFLVHSLNSHCRFDYLRHNATILNNEKAVLNDGDNFYVHKDSWIEELNKNGYSVCSLDLQGHGESGCLKGEKTYIKNFDDFADDILQYMNSIHESIINEAAKDNHENDKNTIEKKKRCTKCDLILKDESDVCCSNEDKIITKGLRSRQPGHNQYKRPDYNIAPYKTPIPMYLVGLSMGGNIVLRILELLSQRKYNYYNRLNIRGVCSLSGMLSAKGVRKEPSWKFFYIPMAALSSLLFPTFRFSPSVSCEVFPYLRDIYTYDKIFYDKPITNKFLYTLLKAADNLNKDADKILKDVPILLIHSVNDQKCNHPSAQDFYNKLKTKKKEFHTLEDMEHMITMEPGNERVLKKLVDWLEDTQKTPKVKKKVKKNLRSDTDKSVLPKEASPTQGTGVLTDLPKDKAP, from the coding sequence atggagcTATCTCAAGAAGAAGCACAAAGTGCCAAGCACATGCTAAAATCGGGTAATAAAGATCCGGCAATAATGGGTAATCCTGATATTggtttttttacaaataaacATGGTTTGAAgataaaaacatttaaatGGCTTGTCAAGGCACCTGTAGGAATAGTATTTCTAGTGCACTCTTTAAATTCACATTGTCGATTTGATTATTTAAGGCATAATGCCactatattaaataatgaaaaggCCGTTTTAAATGATGGAGATAACTTTTATGTCCATAAAGATAGTTGGATTGAAGAACTAAACAAAAACGGTTATTCTGTTTGTAGTCTGGATTTACAAGGACATGGTGAATCAGGCTGCTTAAAGGGTGAAAAAACCTACATTAAGAATTTTGATGATTTTGCTGATGATATACTTCAATATATGAATAGTATACATGAATCAATCATTAACGAAGCTGCCAAGGATAAtcatgaaaatgataaaaacacaatagaaaaaaaaaaaagatgcACTAAATGTGATTTGATTTTAAAAGATGAATCTGATGTTTGTTGTTCCAACGaagataaaattataaccAAAGGTTTACGTTCACGTCAACCAGGACATAATCAATATAAAAGACCTGACTATAACATAGCTCCATATAAAACACCTATACCAATGTATTTAGTTGGATTATCAATGGGAGGAAATATTGTTTTGAGAATATTGGAATTGTTATCACAAAGAAAATACAACTATTATAATCGACTAAATATAAGAGGTGTTTGTTCATTATCAGGAATGCTTTCAGCAAAAGGGGTAAGAAAAGAGCCTTCAtggaaatttttttatataccgATGGCGGCATTATCATCACTTTTATTTCCAACATTTAGATTTTCGCCAAGTGTATCTTGTGAAGTATTTCCATATTTAAgagatatatatacatatgataaaatattttatgacaAACCTATTACTAATAAATTTCTTTATACATTATTGAAAGCTGctgataatttaaataaggATGCAGACAAAATACTAAAAGATGTTCCCATACTTCTTATTCATTCTGTTAACGATCAAAAATGCAATCACCCATCCGCTCaggatttttataataaattgaaaactaaaaaaaaagaatttcACACTTTAGAAGATATGGAACATATGATTACAATGGAACCTGGAAATGAAAGAGTTCTCAAAAAACTTGTAGATTGGCTAGAAGATACACAAAAAACACcaaaagttaaaaaaaaagttaaaaaaaacctCAGAAGTGATACTGACAAGAGTGTCTTACCAAAGGAGGCATCACCAACGCAAGGCACTGGTGTTTTAACCGATCTTCCAAAGGACAAAGCTCCATAA